One window of the Chitinophaga niabensis genome contains the following:
- a CDS encoding beta-N-acetylhexosaminidase, producing MKKSLLLILVCIFASRVVVAQEQSCPVIPMPDQATFAQDHFLLQDNTPIIANDPALQGTAHSLQKLLLRYTGVRTAIQDKSEQPAIIFQLEKVSNLEGYNLQMSKKAVVISAGNETGLFYGAISFLQLARKFPGKPIPCWNIKDAPLYKWRGFMLDESRQFFGKEEVKKILDEMAFYKLNRFHWHLTDQPGWRIEIKQYPRLALVGGIGNYHDSIAPAQYYTQQDVAEIVAYAAALHISVIPEIDMPGHATAANRAYPQFSGGGSVKHPEFTFNPGKEETYQYLSNILKEVDVLFPSQMIHIGGDEVSFGNEKWKTDPAVQDLMKRQKLNSLLDVEHYFLKRMADTVVKLNNSILGWDEVTASALPPGKTIVFWWRHEKKDELKNALEKGYKVVLCPRLPFYFDFVQDSAATVGRRWPGNQFNELKSVYDFSLNSLPDNVNRNSPLIEGIQANLWTETIASRERMYYLTFPRLIALAEAAWTQPAKKDFVQFQKRLKTALPLLKARGIYYFENSKLTPEPVK from the coding sequence ATGAAAAAATCATTATTGCTAATACTGGTATGCATTTTCGCAAGCCGGGTGGTGGTTGCACAGGAGCAGAGTTGCCCGGTGATCCCTATGCCAGACCAAGCCACTTTTGCCCAGGATCATTTCTTATTGCAGGATAATACCCCTATCATCGCCAATGACCCTGCATTACAGGGCACTGCACATTCCCTTCAAAAATTATTACTGCGTTACACAGGTGTTCGCACTGCCATTCAGGATAAGAGTGAGCAGCCTGCCATTATTTTTCAGCTGGAGAAAGTAAGCAATCTGGAAGGGTATAACCTGCAGATGAGTAAAAAGGCGGTTGTGATCAGTGCAGGAAATGAAACCGGTCTTTTTTACGGTGCGATCTCTTTTTTACAGCTCGCAAGGAAGTTTCCCGGTAAACCCATTCCCTGCTGGAATATCAAGGATGCACCGCTGTACAAGTGGAGAGGTTTTATGTTGGATGAATCCCGCCAGTTCTTCGGAAAAGAAGAAGTGAAAAAGATCCTGGATGAAATGGCTTTCTATAAACTGAACCGTTTCCACTGGCATCTTACAGATCAGCCGGGCTGGAGGATAGAGATCAAACAATATCCCCGTCTTGCCCTTGTGGGCGGCATCGGTAATTACCACGATTCCATTGCGCCTGCTCAATATTATACCCAGCAGGATGTAGCAGAGATTGTTGCTTATGCGGCTGCACTGCACATTTCCGTTATTCCTGAAATTGATATGCCGGGCCATGCAACTGCCGCTAACAGGGCTTATCCGCAATTCAGTGGCGGTGGCTCTGTAAAACATCCTGAATTCACGTTCAATCCCGGAAAGGAGGAAACATACCAGTACCTCAGTAATATCCTGAAGGAAGTGGATGTGCTCTTTCCTTCCCAGATGATCCATATTGGTGGTGATGAAGTAAGTTTTGGAAACGAGAAATGGAAAACAGATCCCGCTGTGCAGGACCTGATGAAACGCCAGAAATTGAACTCCCTCCTGGATGTAGAGCATTATTTCCTTAAAAGGATGGCCGATACGGTTGTGAAGCTAAACAACAGCATCCTGGGCTGGGATGAAGTAACTGCTTCTGCTTTGCCTCCCGGTAAAACCATCGTTTTCTGGTGGCGCCATGAAAAAAAGGATGAACTAAAGAATGCTTTGGAGAAAGGATATAAAGTAGTGCTTTGCCCGCGCCTTCCTTTCTATTTTGATTTTGTGCAGGATAGTGCCGCTACGGTTGGCCGCAGATGGCCGGGTAACCAGTTCAATGAACTGAAAAGCGTGTATGATTTTTCCCTGAATAGTTTACCCGATAACGTTAACAGGAACAGCCCGCTGATAGAAGGTATACAGGCTAATCTCTGGACGGAAACAATTGCTTCCAGGGAGCGGATGTATTACCTTACTTTCCCCAGGTTGATTGCATTGGCAGAAGCTGCATGGACCCAACCGGCTAAGAAGGATTTTGTACAATTTCAAAAGCGGCTTAAAACAGCACTACCCTTGCTGAAAGCCCGGGGAATCTATTATTTTGAGAATTCTAAGCTAACACCGGAACCAGTAAAATAA
- a CDS encoding M1 family metallopeptidase has product MKYAIPVALLFTAAACNQPPATQAAQDSAVNVKDRHTLSNADSISVQHLDLDIAVNFDKHLISGSAAWTIENKAKADTLHLDTDGLTIDSVTVDGKKVTHSLDAVLPNLGSRLNIPVEAASHQVVIWYGTSSKATALQWLEPSQTLGKKQPFLYTQSESIYARTWIPCADGPGIRFTYNARVTVPKGLMALMSAENAQQKNDSGVYHFKMEQPVPAYLMALAVGDIGFKSIDQRTGVYAEPAMLEKAHYEFAEVGKMVTTAESLYGPYRWGRYDVLVLPPGFPLGGMENPRLTFCTPTIIAGDRSLVSLIAHELAHSWSGNLVTNATWEDFWLNEGFTVYFERRIMEAMMGADYADMLWELGYQDLEETVNELGKNSRDTWLKLDLTNRNPDDGLTDIAYEKGAHFLRLAEETTGRTRLDSFLRNYFDTHAFKTMHTAQFLQYLNEHLLKGDTALANKINIDAWVYGPGIPANCPRVPQKRFEKVDAERKHFLEGAPVATEGWTSHEWLHFLRKMPKPLTVAQMEQLDKAYHFTQTGNSEVADLWFIMSVAADYTPAFRNMETFLSTVGRRKFLTPLYTEMMKTPKGQEMAKRIYSKYKQNYHPIAQETLNKLIK; this is encoded by the coding sequence ATGAAATACGCAATACCGGTGGCCCTGCTCTTCACTGCAGCTGCCTGTAATCAACCTCCTGCAACCCAGGCAGCCCAGGACTCTGCTGTAAATGTAAAAGACAGGCATACTTTGTCCAATGCGGACAGTATCAGCGTGCAACACCTGGACCTGGATATTGCCGTGAACTTTGATAAACACCTGATCAGCGGCAGCGCTGCCTGGACGATCGAGAATAAAGCCAAGGCTGACACACTACACCTGGACACGGATGGATTAACGATTGACAGTGTTACGGTAGACGGAAAGAAAGTAACACATAGCCTTGATGCTGTATTACCTAACCTGGGCAGCAGGTTGAACATTCCTGTGGAAGCGGCTTCGCACCAGGTGGTGATCTGGTATGGCACAAGCAGTAAAGCAACAGCCCTGCAATGGCTGGAACCTTCACAAACACTGGGTAAAAAACAACCCTTCCTTTATACACAATCTGAATCCATTTATGCCCGCACCTGGATCCCCTGTGCAGACGGGCCCGGTATCCGTTTTACTTACAATGCCCGCGTGACGGTACCTAAAGGCCTGATGGCTTTAATGAGTGCAGAGAACGCACAGCAGAAGAATGATAGCGGTGTATATCATTTTAAGATGGAACAACCCGTGCCTGCCTACCTGATGGCACTGGCAGTAGGGGATATTGGCTTTAAGTCCATCGACCAACGGACAGGTGTATACGCAGAACCGGCTATGCTGGAAAAAGCGCATTACGAATTTGCTGAAGTGGGTAAGATGGTGACTACGGCAGAATCTTTGTACGGCCCATACAGATGGGGGCGTTATGATGTACTGGTATTACCTCCCGGTTTCCCGCTGGGGGGTATGGAAAACCCACGCCTCACTTTCTGTACACCTACCATCATAGCAGGAGACCGTTCACTGGTAAGCCTCATTGCACACGAACTCGCGCATAGCTGGAGTGGCAACCTGGTGACCAATGCCACCTGGGAAGATTTCTGGCTCAATGAAGGCTTCACTGTTTACTTTGAACGCCGCATTATGGAAGCCATGATGGGAGCGGATTATGCGGATATGTTATGGGAACTGGGTTACCAGGACCTGGAAGAAACTGTGAATGAACTGGGTAAGAACAGCAGGGATACCTGGTTAAAACTGGACCTTACCAACCGCAACCCGGATGATGGTTTAACGGATATCGCCTATGAGAAGGGTGCACACTTCCTGCGACTGGCAGAAGAAACTACCGGCCGTACCAGGCTGGATTCTTTCCTGCGCAATTACTTCGATACCCATGCATTTAAAACCATGCACACGGCACAGTTCCTGCAATATTTAAATGAGCACCTCCTGAAAGGAGATACGGCTTTAGCTAATAAGATCAATATCGATGCCTGGGTATATGGACCTGGCATACCTGCTAACTGCCCGCGTGTACCGCAGAAACGTTTTGAAAAGGTAGATGCTGAACGCAAACACTTCCTGGAAGGAGCGCCGGTAGCAACGGAAGGCTGGACTTCTCACGAATGGCTGCACTTCCTGCGTAAAATGCCTAAACCTTTAACAGTAGCACAGATGGAGCAGCTGGATAAAGCATATCATTTTACCCAAACGGGCAATAGTGAGGTGGCGGACCTTTGGTTCATTATGTCCGTAGCGGCGGATTACACACCTGCATTCAGGAATATGGAAACCTTCCTGAGTACGGTGGGGCGCCGTAAATTCCTGACGCCTTTATATACAGAGATGATGAAAACGCCGAAAGGGCAGGAGATGGCGAAGAGGATCTATTCAAAATACAAACAGAATTACCATCCTATAGCACAGGAAACACTAAACAAACTGATCAAATAA
- a CDS encoding DUF1345 domain-containing protein, with the protein MTKTRITDLLIFTHPTYKILISLGLALLTFFFVRNAELNPLLLYTLLWDVFALTYIIISWTVFFYRPPEQIRKVAREDDGSMLYVFLIILIAAFSSMFTVLLLMLSEDTSNTAKALYIPVAVGGMLLSWAMVHTTFTVHYAHLYYDDAIGDNTKHAEGLNFPKEKKPDYLDFAYFSFVIGMTFQVSDVQIESRIIRRMSLVHALLSFILNTFVVALTINLIAGLKK; encoded by the coding sequence ATGACTAAAACCCGCATCACTGACCTGCTGATCTTCACGCACCCCACGTACAAGATATTGATAAGCCTTGGGCTGGCGCTGCTCACCTTCTTTTTTGTCAGGAATGCTGAACTGAATCCCCTGTTATTATACACCCTGCTTTGGGATGTGTTTGCCCTTACTTACATCATTATCAGCTGGACGGTCTTTTTCTACCGCCCGCCGGAACAGATCAGGAAAGTGGCCAGGGAAGATGATGGCAGCATGTTGTACGTATTCCTGATCATATTGATCGCCGCCTTTTCCAGCATGTTCACGGTATTGCTGCTGATGCTCTCAGAAGATACCAGTAATACAGCCAAAGCGCTTTATATACCCGTAGCCGTTGGAGGGATGTTACTTTCCTGGGCAATGGTACATACCACCTTCACTGTACACTACGCGCATTTATATTATGATGATGCCATCGGCGATAATACAAAACATGCAGAAGGACTTAATTTCCCTAAAGAGAAAAAACCGGACTACCTGGATTTTGCTTACTTCTCTTTTGTGATCGGCATGACCTTCCAGGTATCTGATGTACAGATAGAATCCCGCATTATCAGGCGGATGTCCCTTGTTCACGCCCTTTTGTCTTTTATCCTGAACACCTTTGTAGTAGCGCTTACCATCAACCTGATCGCCGGATTGAAGAAATAA
- a CDS encoding GNAT family N-acetyltransferase: MITIRPIQPEDDATIAHIVRSTLTEFGANKPGTAFADAATDHLSVVFAKPRAIYFVALVDGVIAGGAGIHPLDGGPDHVCELQKMYLLPATRGKGIARTLIAQCLDFARENGYTQCYLETMPALEKARKLYEHLGFIYLDGPMGNTGHFSCDNWMLKDL, encoded by the coding sequence ATGATTACCATCAGACCCATTCAGCCGGAAGACGATGCTACCATTGCACATATCGTTAGAAGTACGCTCACAGAATTCGGTGCCAATAAACCCGGTACTGCATTCGCGGATGCAGCTACTGATCACTTGTCTGTCGTGTTTGCCAAACCACGCGCTATTTACTTTGTAGCCCTGGTAGATGGTGTGATTGCGGGAGGCGCAGGGATCCATCCATTGGACGGAGGCCCGGATCATGTTTGTGAATTGCAGAAAATGTACCTGCTACCTGCTACCAGGGGGAAAGGTATTGCCCGCACCCTGATTGCCCAATGCCTTGATTTTGCCCGTGAGAACGGCTATACCCAATGTTACCTTGAAACAATGCCTGCACTGGAAAAGGCCCGGAAGTTATATGAACACCTTGGCTTCATTTACCTGGACGGCCCTATGGGGAATACAGGGCATTTTAGCTGTGATAACTGGATGCTGAAGGACTTATAA
- a CDS encoding phytoene desaturase family protein, whose protein sequence is MEKRDYDAIVVGAGPNGLAAAITLQQAGLAVLLIEAKSTIGGGLRSKELTLPGFVHDVCSAIHPMALSSPFFSALPLKDHGLQFIHSPVDAAHPFDDGTAAVLKHSIEDTARLLGEDAQSYKQLISPLVKDWPLIADDALGPLHFPKHPFAMARFGLKALTSATYLAQRFKTQKARGLWAGMAAHAIQPLTNTSTSAIALALMIAGHRQGWPIPKGGAQSIANALASYFLSIGGRIEVDQYIRSLDQLPSSHTILFDVTPKQLLQIAGHRFSSIYKWQLEKYRYGMGVFKIDWALDQPIPFTAPECREAGTVHLGSTLEEIRLSEQQSSNGQHAEKPFVLLAQQSRFDTSRAPSGKQVAWAYCHVPNGSTKDMTSIIENQVERYAPGFRDTILSKHVMNTADMEAYNANYIGGDINGGIMDLAQLFTRPALRSSPYRTSAKGLYICSSSTPPGGGVHGMCGYHAAKRALKDVFGK, encoded by the coding sequence ATGGAGAAAAGGGATTATGACGCAATTGTTGTAGGCGCAGGACCAAATGGGCTTGCTGCTGCTATTACTTTACAACAGGCCGGCCTGGCCGTTCTGCTGATAGAAGCGAAAAGCACCATCGGCGGCGGTTTACGCTCCAAAGAGCTGACCCTGCCGGGTTTTGTACATGATGTTTGTTCCGCCATCCATCCCATGGCGCTCAGCTCTCCATTCTTCTCCGCCCTTCCCCTGAAAGATCACGGATTACAATTCATACATTCGCCTGTTGATGCTGCCCATCCTTTTGATGATGGAACAGCCGCAGTATTAAAGCATTCTATTGAAGACACTGCGCGCTTGCTGGGTGAGGATGCACAAAGCTATAAGCAACTGATCAGCCCACTGGTGAAAGACTGGCCGCTGATAGCAGACGATGCATTAGGTCCGCTTCATTTCCCTAAACATCCATTTGCCATGGCCCGTTTTGGCCTGAAAGCATTAACCTCCGCCACCTACCTGGCCCAACGTTTCAAAACACAAAAAGCCCGGGGCCTATGGGCAGGCATGGCAGCACATGCCATACAACCTTTAACCAATACTTCCACTTCCGCCATTGCACTGGCTTTAATGATCGCAGGGCACCGGCAGGGATGGCCCATTCCAAAAGGAGGGGCACAATCCATCGCCAATGCACTGGCCTCCTATTTCCTGTCCATCGGCGGCAGGATTGAAGTGGACCAATACATACGTTCTTTAGATCAGCTACCTTCTTCCCATACTATATTGTTTGATGTAACTCCCAAACAACTCCTGCAGATTGCAGGGCACCGCTTCTCTTCCATTTATAAATGGCAGCTGGAAAAATACCGCTACGGTATGGGTGTATTTAAAATAGACTGGGCGCTGGATCAGCCTATTCCTTTTACAGCTCCCGAATGCAGAGAGGCCGGCACGGTACACCTGGGCAGTACCCTGGAAGAGATCAGATTATCTGAACAGCAATCTTCCAATGGTCAACATGCAGAGAAACCATTTGTACTGCTGGCACAACAAAGCCGCTTTGATACTTCCCGCGCTCCCTCAGGCAAACAGGTAGCCTGGGCTTATTGCCATGTGCCTAATGGCTCTACTAAAGACATGACGAGCATTATCGAAAACCAGGTAGAGCGTTATGCTCCCGGCTTCAGGGATACCATCTTATCCAAACATGTGATGAACACCGCAGATATGGAAGCCTATAATGCCAATTACATCGGCGGAGACATCAATGGCGGGATCATGGACCTTGCCCAGCTTTTCACCCGGCCTGCCTTACGTTCCTCTCCTTACCGGACATCCGCCAAAGGCCTTTATATATGTTCCTCTTCTACTCCTCCCGGTGGCGGTGTACATGGCATGTGTGGTTATCATGCTGCCAAACGTGCCCTGAAAGATGTGTTCGGTAAATAA
- the soxC gene encoding sulfite dehydrogenase, whose product MEEKKIKRRTLLAGAAAAASLAFMKIASGQLVPVQTADPTKTLGPPPGEIGTRSPFEKPLKITSDTSSRTPLQDLFGTITPSDLHFERHHGGVPAIDPHRYELLIHGMVDKPMIFTLADLKRFPSVSRIAFLECSGNFRSGKEKMTPQEICGLTSQSEWTGVMLSTLFREVGIHPKATWFLAEGSDAAVMTRSIPVKKGWDDAMIAYGQNGEALRPQQGYPARLFLPGWEGNTNVKWLRRIELSDQPFMTREETSKYTEEIKDGKIRQFSFDMDARSIITFPAYPVQLEKGWVEIRGIAWSGRGKITTVEISTDAGKNWYPAKLQEPVLDKAHVAFRYLWQWDGSETAIMSRAVDETGYSQPTLKQLVTARGNDMGGYHLNPVTAWIIKRDGQVLFKPEKWK is encoded by the coding sequence ATGGAAGAAAAGAAGATCAAACGCCGTACACTGTTAGCAGGAGCCGCAGCAGCAGCTTCGCTGGCCTTTATGAAAATAGCTTCCGGGCAATTGGTGCCCGTACAAACTGCCGACCCTACAAAAACACTCGGACCGCCTCCCGGAGAAATAGGTACACGCTCTCCTTTTGAGAAGCCGCTGAAGATCACTTCAGATACTTCTTCCCGCACACCGCTGCAGGACCTCTTCGGCACCATCACGCCTTCAGACCTTCATTTTGAACGGCATCACGGAGGGGTACCTGCCATTGATCCGCATCGCTATGAATTATTGATCCATGGCATGGTGGACAAACCCATGATCTTTACACTGGCAGACCTGAAAAGATTTCCTTCTGTATCACGCATTGCTTTTCTGGAATGTTCCGGTAACTTCAGATCGGGGAAAGAGAAAATGACGCCCCAGGAAATCTGTGGTTTGACCAGCCAGAGTGAATGGACGGGCGTAATGCTTTCCACCCTTTTCCGGGAAGTAGGTATACATCCAAAAGCCACCTGGTTTCTGGCAGAAGGATCGGATGCCGCTGTGATGACGCGCAGCATTCCTGTAAAGAAAGGCTGGGACGATGCCATGATCGCTTACGGCCAGAATGGAGAAGCCCTCCGCCCGCAGCAGGGATATCCTGCAAGGTTGTTCCTGCCTGGCTGGGAAGGGAACACCAATGTGAAATGGCTCAGGCGCATAGAGTTGTCAGACCAGCCGTTTATGACCCGTGAAGAAACATCCAAATACACAGAAGAGATCAAAGATGGCAAGATCCGCCAGTTCAGTTTTGATATGGACGCCCGTTCCATCATTACCTTCCCCGCCTACCCGGTACAACTGGAAAAAGGATGGGTAGAGATAAGAGGAATTGCCTGGAGCGGCCGCGGTAAAATAACAACCGTGGAGATCAGTACAGATGCCGGAAAGAACTGGTACCCTGCAAAATTACAGGAGCCGGTACTGGATAAAGCACATGTAGCTTTCCGGTATCTTTGGCAATGGGATGGCAGTGAAACAGCGATCATGAGCAGGGCTGTAGATGAAACAGGATACAGCCAGCCTACTTTAAAACAACTCGTAACCGCAAGGGGTAACGATATGGGAGGTTATCACCTCAACCCCGTAACGGCCTGGATCATAAAAAGAGACGGACAGGTATTATTCAAACCTGAAAAATGGAAATAG
- a CDS encoding c-type cytochrome, whose protein sequence is MRYLLIVFALLACKQPVRFNLGRAATASEIKAWDIDVRPDGTGLPEGSGTVGRGREIYAAKCAICHGKTGTEGPYNILVGAIDDTTKAKTIGNYWPYATTLFDYTRRAMPYNLPGSLTDNEVYSITAFLLHANKIIDSTTEMNKRSLPAIVMPARKHFVDDDRQGGPEVK, encoded by the coding sequence TTGAGATACTTATTGATCGTTTTTGCATTGCTGGCATGTAAGCAACCTGTACGTTTTAATTTAGGCAGAGCAGCTACTGCCTCAGAGATCAAAGCATGGGATATAGATGTCCGGCCGGATGGAACTGGTTTACCTGAGGGCAGCGGCACTGTTGGCAGGGGCAGGGAGATCTATGCTGCAAAATGTGCAATCTGCCATGGCAAAACAGGTACTGAAGGTCCCTACAACATACTGGTAGGTGCTATAGATGATACCACCAAAGCAAAAACCATCGGCAATTACTGGCCCTATGCCACTACCCTGTTCGATTATACGCGCAGGGCCATGCCGTATAACCTGCCTGGCTCTTTAACGGATAATGAAGTATACAGCATTACCGCTTTTTTATTGCATGCCAACAAGATCATTGATTCCACTACGGAGATGAATAAACGCAGCCTGCCTGCTATCGTAATGCCTGCACGTAAACATTTTGTGGATGACGACAGGCAGGGCGGGCCGGAGGTAAAGTAA
- a CDS encoding DoxX family protein — MPELHHTTPAVEWNNREKIFFRFFFIYFLLQVVPLDPTYFSSINWTQLHYGDIFNIAHYYPRLGWIIAIVALVGAAIWTYTDRDKRISYDRLYYWIRVAVRYRLAIALFAYGFLKFYPLQAPYPSLSNLNTYYGDYTRWKLFSLSLGIVPDYQSFLGLVEIITGGLLLYRRTASVGAFIVLIFTGNVFVSNIAYEGGEQVYSLYLITLALFVLSFDLKRLVQLLILQKPAFPNRFHVTLTKNWQRYGRLALKSFVIFFFVLAYAFKLSMSQTYQFPSTAGLAGAEGIYNVTQFSRNQDTLPYSKTDPVRWQDVVFEKWATISIRSNRPVIIDSNNTERVSAVENDRTYELEGTAGRHYYSYDVDTLKQVLTLHNKNKHYKGEQLVLHYSRLNDSKLLLSNDSLYVVLDKIPKKWLLEEVAREGRRKSIKL, encoded by the coding sequence ATGCCTGAATTACATCACACAACTCCCGCCGTGGAGTGGAACAACCGGGAGAAGATCTTCTTTCGGTTCTTCTTCATTTACTTCCTGCTGCAGGTTGTACCATTAGACCCTACGTACTTTTCTTCCATCAACTGGACGCAGCTCCACTATGGAGATATTTTCAACATAGCACATTACTACCCCCGATTGGGGTGGATCATAGCCATAGTGGCGCTGGTTGGCGCCGCTATCTGGACTTACACAGACCGCGATAAACGCATCTCTTATGATCGCCTTTATTACTGGATCCGTGTAGCCGTAAGATACCGGCTGGCCATTGCATTATTTGCCTATGGCTTTCTTAAATTCTATCCGCTGCAGGCGCCATATCCTTCACTCAGTAACCTGAATACCTACTACGGTGATTATACAAGGTGGAAGTTATTCTCACTGAGCCTTGGCATTGTACCGGACTACCAGTCTTTCCTGGGCCTGGTGGAGATCATTACAGGCGGTTTACTATTATACAGGAGAACCGCGAGCGTAGGCGCCTTCATTGTATTGATCTTTACAGGAAATGTGTTCGTATCCAACATCGCTTATGAAGGTGGCGAACAGGTATACAGTTTATACCTGATCACATTGGCGCTCTTTGTGCTCAGCTTCGATCTTAAACGTTTGGTGCAGCTGCTCATCCTGCAAAAACCTGCTTTCCCCAACCGCTTCCATGTAACGCTTACTAAGAACTGGCAGCGTTATGGCAGGTTAGCCTTGAAATCGTTCGTGATCTTTTTCTTTGTACTCGCTTATGCCTTTAAGCTCTCCATGAGTCAAACCTACCAGTTCCCCAGCACCGCTGGTTTAGCAGGTGCTGAAGGCATCTACAATGTTACACAGTTCAGCAGGAACCAGGATACGCTGCCCTATTCCAAAACAGATCCCGTTCGCTGGCAGGATGTGGTGTTTGAAAAATGGGCCACCATCAGCATTCGTTCCAACCGCCCCGTGATCATTGATTCCAACAATACAGAAAGAGTATCCGCTGTGGAAAACGACAGGACCTATGAACTGGAAGGCACGGCAGGCAGGCACTATTACAGTTATGATGTGGACACGCTCAAACAGGTACTCACACTTCATAATAAAAACAAACACTATAAGGGAGAACAACTGGTATTGCATTACAGCAGGCTGAATGATTCAAAACTACTGCTCAGCAATGATTCACTTTATGTAGTGCTGGACAAGATCCCTAAAAAATGGTTGCTGGAAGAAGTGGCCCGCGAAGGCCGCAGAAAATCTATCAAACTATAA
- a CDS encoding RagB/SusD family nutrient uptake outer membrane protein, which produces MKTLQYILLFVTLTSCNKFLEVKPKDSIPDDVAIVDKASAQAALRGVYRGLASDGYYGNSFQSVGYLSGDNIQWTGSQSIVQQFIDHKVKADNATVAAVWVAIYATINKANNVIAKVPELKDATLTVAERDQMIGEARFIRALAYFDLARTWGGVQIVLTPTTSAADKKGIKRSTLAQTYAQVLADLEAAEPLVALPTVQNPVRVNRETVWALRARFHLYQKEWALAESYAAKVISNTTNYQLLKPFNSFFAPASAVATKESVFELSYSATYTSAHRNQWQPPANGGTRQIAPNSAVIALLNDPLIGGTRSTLLAKTSAGLWYANLYYRSPATDPAYLIRIAELYLIRAEARANLEKTIEAKQDLDAVRDRAGLIPSTAATKADLLLAIENERRVEFVFEPHRWYDLIRTGRAGTVLNLTDPKRYVLPIPANELTIDPALEPNDGY; this is translated from the coding sequence ATGAAAACACTACAATATATACTCCTGTTCGTAACACTCACTTCCTGCAACAAATTCCTGGAAGTAAAACCCAAGGATTCTATCCCGGATGATGTAGCCATTGTTGACAAAGCTTCTGCACAGGCTGCTTTACGCGGTGTATACAGAGGCCTGGCATCTGATGGTTACTATGGTAATTCCTTTCAGTCTGTCGGTTACCTTTCCGGCGATAATATTCAATGGACGGGTTCACAATCTATTGTGCAGCAATTCATTGACCACAAAGTAAAAGCAGATAACGCCACCGTTGCGGCTGTATGGGTAGCCATTTATGCCACCATTAATAAAGCCAACAACGTGATCGCGAAAGTACCTGAACTAAAGGATGCAACACTTACCGTTGCAGAACGTGATCAAATGATCGGTGAAGCACGCTTTATCCGTGCACTGGCTTATTTCGATCTTGCCCGTACATGGGGTGGCGTACAGATCGTACTCACACCAACCACTTCCGCGGCTGATAAAAAAGGGATCAAACGCAGCACACTGGCACAAACCTATGCACAGGTACTGGCAGACCTGGAAGCAGCAGAACCTTTGGTAGCATTGCCTACAGTGCAGAACCCCGTTAGAGTGAACAGAGAAACGGTGTGGGCTTTACGCGCACGTTTTCATCTCTATCAGAAAGAATGGGCACTGGCGGAAAGTTATGCTGCAAAAGTGATCAGCAATACCACTAATTACCAGTTGCTGAAACCTTTCAATTCTTTCTTTGCACCAGCCAGTGCAGTGGCCACAAAAGAATCGGTATTTGAATTGTCCTACAGCGCTACTTACACCAGTGCGCACAGGAATCAATGGCAGCCTCCTGCTAATGGCGGTACACGCCAGATTGCTCCTAACAGTGCCGTGATAGCTTTATTAAACGACCCGCTCATTGGCGGTACAAGGAGTACGCTGTTAGCCAAAACCTCAGCTGGACTCTGGTACGCCAATCTATACTATCGCAGTCCTGCCACAGATCCTGCATACCTTATCCGCATTGCAGAATTATACCTGATCAGGGCAGAAGCACGCGCCAACCTGGAAAAAACCATTGAGGCCAAACAAGACCTGGATGCCGTGCGCGACAGGGCCGGACTTATTCCCAGCACGGCAGCTACGAAAGCAGATCTGTTGCTGGCCATTGAAAATGAAAGGAGGGTGGAATTTGTTTTTGAACCACACCGCTGGTATGATCTCATCAGAACCGGCAGAGCAGGAACTGTACTGAACCTTACAGATCCCAAACGGTATGTGCTGCCCATTCCGGCCAATGAATTAACGATAGATCCTGCCCTTGAACCCAACGATGGTTATTAA